A region of Streptomyces sp. R44 DNA encodes the following proteins:
- a CDS encoding alanine--glyoxylate aminotransferase family protein codes for MTHPLLDLAPLTAAHFASIERRVAALLSTEQDVVITQGEALLPLEGCIRSGARAGSTALNVVTGPYGQTFGNWLRDCGATVVDLEVPFHTAVTAEQVERALAEHPEIDFVSLVHAEAATGNTNPVAEIGEVVRAHGALFYLDAVASIGAEPVLPDAWGVDMCIIGAQKAMGGPAGVSAVSVSARAWERFAANPAAPRRSYLSLLDWKERWIDGGRKALLHAPAQLEMLALEACVERIEAEGLDALMARHASAAAATRAGALALGGGLEPYVYEAKDAAPVATTLRVPAGLDASELVAEALAADPSLPLIAGGGALAKEMIRVNHYGVDATPGAVQSSLAALGAALGQAGRAVDLEGARRAVTEAW; via the coding sequence GTGACACATCCGCTGCTGGACCTGGCCCCGCTGACCGCCGCGCACTTCGCGTCGATCGAGCGCCGGGTCGCCGCGCTGCTCTCCACCGAGCAGGACGTGGTGATCACCCAGGGCGAGGCGCTGCTGCCCCTGGAGGGGTGCATCCGCAGCGGCGCGCGGGCCGGTTCGACCGCGCTGAACGTCGTCACCGGTCCGTACGGGCAGACCTTCGGGAACTGGCTGCGGGACTGCGGGGCGACCGTGGTCGACCTGGAGGTGCCCTTCCACACGGCCGTGACGGCGGAGCAGGTGGAGCGGGCGCTCGCCGAGCACCCGGAGATCGACTTCGTGTCGCTCGTGCACGCGGAGGCCGCGACCGGGAACACCAACCCGGTGGCGGAGATCGGCGAGGTCGTGCGGGCGCACGGCGCCCTGTTCTACCTGGACGCGGTGGCGTCGATCGGCGCCGAGCCCGTGCTGCCCGACGCCTGGGGCGTGGACATGTGCATCATCGGCGCGCAGAAGGCGATGGGCGGCCCCGCGGGCGTGTCGGCGGTGTCGGTGAGCGCGCGGGCCTGGGAGCGGTTCGCCGCGAACCCGGCCGCGCCGCGCCGCTCGTACCTCTCCCTCCTGGACTGGAAGGAGCGCTGGATCGACGGCGGCCGCAAAGCTCTGCTGCACGCTCCGGCGCAGCTGGAGATGCTGGCCCTGGAGGCCTGTGTCGAGCGGATCGAGGCCGAGGGCCTGGACGCGCTGATGGCCCGGCACGCCTCGGCGGCGGCCGCGACCCGCGCGGGCGCGCTGGCCCTGGGCGGCGGTCTCGAACCGTACGTGTACGAGGCGAAGGACGCGGCCCCGGTGGCGACGACGCTGCGCGTGCCGGCGGGTCTCGACGCCTCGGAGCTGGTGGCCGAGGCCCTCGCGGCCGATCCTTCGCTGCCGCTGATCGCGGGCGGCGGGGCGCTGGCCAAGGAGATGATCCGGGTCAACCACTACGGGGTGGACGCGACGCCGGGGGCCGTGCAGTCCTCGCTCGCCGCCCTGGGCGCGGCGCTCGGCCAGGCGGGCCGCGCGGTGGACCTGGAGGGGGCGCGCCGGGCGGTCACGGAGGC